A section of the Citrus sinensis cultivar Valencia sweet orange chromosome 8, DVS_A1.0, whole genome shotgun sequence genome encodes:
- the LOC107178149 gene encoding protein Rf1, mitochondrial-like, whose product MANGNREFGVVCKPNTVTYNTIIDGLCKEGFVDKAKELFLQMKDENINPNVVTYNSLIHGFCYANDGNEAEYLFIEMMDRGLQSDVVTFNVIMDELCKNRKMDEATRLLDLMIQGGVRPDAFVHNPLIDGFDRAMKIFFFYGE is encoded by the coding sequence aTGGCTAATGGAAATAGGGAATTTGGTGTCGTTTGTAAGCCAAACACTGTTACATACAATACCATCATCGATGGTCTTTGTAAGGAAGGTTTTGTGGACAAGGCTAAGGAACTGTTTCTGCAGATGAAGGATGAGAATATTAACCCCAATGTGGTTACTTATAACTCTTTGATTCACGGCTTTTGTTATGCTAATGATGGGAATGAGGCAGAGTATTTGTTTATTGAGATGATGGATCGGGGGTTACAGTCGGATGTTGTGACTTTCAATGTGATCATGGATGAGCTTTGTAAAAACAGAAAGATGGACGAAGCAACTAGGTTGTTGGACCTGATGATTCAGGGTGGTGTGCGTCCAGATGCTTTTGTCCATAACCCATTAATAGATGGGTTTGATCGTgctatgaaaatattttttttctatggGGAATAA
- the LOC102627783 gene encoding subtilisin-like protease SBT3.9 isoform X1 encodes MAPAASYWLFSIICLVLAVCQPLATASSNVYIVYMGERRWDEPQLVQDSHHQILSDILGSKEAAKESILYSYKHGFSGFAAVLTHSQAKLTADLPGVVHVVPNRILSLHTTRSWDFLQLKPNVENGILSKGHSGAGSIIGVMDTGIWPESESFKDENMGEIPPRWNGICQEGEGFNRSNCNRKIIGARWYVKGYEAEFGKLNSSDRVEFLSPRDAVGHGTHTSSTAAGGMVKDASFLGLAQGLARGGAPLAWLAIYKICWAPGGCSSADLLAAFDDATFDGVDVISLSLGSSLPLSTYVDDIISIGSFHAVAKGISVVCSAGNSGPYPQTVINTAPWVITVAASTIDRAFPTAITMGNNQTVVGQAFYNGKEDLNKFYPIVIGKDIATFDADEGSARSCESGTLNATLVRGKIVICFQSQFQRSAATAARTVLDSGGVGLIFAKFPTKDVHFSFGIPYIQVDFAIGTSLLTYMEANRNPIVKFSFTKTVIGQQISPEVAFFSSRGPSSLSPSVLKPDIAAPGVNILASWSPVSNLEQTDHVTPNYIPQFNFKVESGTSMSCPHISGIVALLKAIHPTWSPAAIKSAIVTTASLKDEYAQSIVAEGAPHKQADPFDYGGGHVDPNKAMDPGLVYDMEVSDYVRFLCAMGYNNSAISLMNRASTTCNDKSTKFLVNLNLPSITIPELKKSITVSRQVTNVSPMNSVYTARVQAPAGTTVRVEPSTLTFNSTRKKLKFKVTFYSRLRVQGRYSFGNLFWEDGIHVVRIPLIVRTIIDEFYAET; translated from the exons ATGGCTCCTGCTGCTTCTTATTGGCTTTTTAGCATCATCTGTCTTGTTCTTGCTGTGTGTCAGCCGCTAGCAACTGCTTCAAGCAAT GTTTACATTGTTTATATGGGAGAGAGAAGATGGGATGAGCCTCAGCTGGTTCAGGATTCGCACCATCAGATTCTTTCAGATATTCTTGGAAG CAAAGAAGCTGCTAAGGAATCCATTCTGTACAGCTACAAGCATGGTTTTTCTGGATTTGCTGCAGTCTTAACACATTCTCAAGCCAAGTTAACAGCAG ATCTCCCTGGTGTTGTCCATGTTGTACCAAATAGGATACTTAGTTTGCACACAACTAGGAGCTGGGATTTTCTACAACTAAAGCCTAATGTTGAGAATGGAATTCTTTCGAAAGGCCATTCAGGCGCTGGATCAATAATTGGTGTCATGGATACTG GCATATGGCCAGAGTCTGAAAGTTTCAAAGATGAGAATATGGGAGAAATTCCACCTCGATGGAATGGGATATGCCAGGAAGGAGAAGGATTTAATCGATCCAATTGTAATAG GAAAATTATAGGTGCACGTTGGTATGTTAAAGGATATGAAGCTGAATTTGGAAAGCTAAATTCAAGCGACAGAGTTGAATTCTTATCTCCCCGTGATGCTGTGGGCCATGGTACTCATACATCATCTACTGCAGCTGGTGGTATGGTAAAAGATGCAAGCTTTTTGGGACTAGCACAAGGATTGGCCAGAGGTGGTGCTCCATTGGCGTGGTTAGCTATCTATAAAATTTGTTGGGCTCCTGGTGGCTGCAGTTCAGCTGACCTTCTGGCTGCATTTGATGACGCAACCTTTGATGGTGTGGATGTGATTTCGCTATCTCTTGGTTCATCACTTCCACTTTCCAcatatgttgatgatataatATCAATTGGTTCCTTCCATGCCGTAGCAAAAGGAATTTCTGTAGTATGCTCTGCTGGGAATTCTGGTCCTTATCCTCAAACGGTCATAAATACTGCCCCGTGGGTTATAACTGTTGCAGCAAGCACCATTGATAGAGCTTTCCCTACTGCTATTACAATGGGAAACAATCAAACTGTTGTG GGTCAGGCTTTTTATAATGGAAAAGAGGATCTGAACAAGTTTTATCCTATTGTGATTGGGAAAGATATTGCCACATTTGATGCAGATGAAGGTAGCGCGAG AAGCTGTGAATCAGGGACCCTGAATGCGACCTTAGTGAGAGgaaaaattgttatttgtttCCAGTCACAGTTTCAGAGGTCAGCTGCAACTGCCGCGCGAACTGTACTGGATTCTGGGGGTGTTGGTCTCATATTTGCTAAGTTTCCCACAAAggatgttcatttttccttcGGTATTCCATATATCCAAGTGGACTTTGCAATTGGAACATCTCTTCTCACCTACATGGAAGCAAACAG AAATCCTATAGTCAAGTTTAGCTTCACAAAGACAGTAATTGGGCAACAAATATCACCTGAAGTGGCCTTCTTTTCTTCTCGAGGACCCagttctctctctccctcagTATTGAAG CCAGACATTGCAGCTCCGGGGGTTAATATCTTGGCATCTTGGTCACCCGTTTCAAATCTTGAACAAACTGATCATGTGACTCCAAATTATATACCGCAATTTAACTTTAAAGTTGAATCCGGAACCTCCATGTCATGCCCCCATATATCTGGTATTGTGGCCCTTTTGAAAGCTATTCATCCAACGTGGAGTCCAGCTGCAATCAAGTCTGCAATTGTGACAACAG CTTCTCTAAAAGATGAATATGCTCAAAGCATAGTCGCTGAGGGAGCTCCTCACAAGCAGGCTGATCCATTTGACTACGGTGGAGGCCATGTCGATCCCAATAAAGCCATGGATCCTGGCCTAGTATATGACATGGAAGTATCAGACTATGTTCGATTCCTTTGTGCCATGGGGTATAATAATTCTGCCATCAGCTTAATGAATAGAGCTTCCACCACATGCAATGATAAATCAACCAAGTTCCTTGTAAATCTAAATCTGCCTTCAATCACCATCCCTGAGCTCAAGAAGAGTATAACTGTATCAAGACAAGTTACAAATGTCAGTCCCATGAACTCTGTCTATACTGCTCGTGTTCAAGCTCCTGCAGGAACTACTGTTAGAGTAGAGCCATCAACATTGACATTTAATTCTACAAGAAAGAAGCTGAAGTTTAAGGTAACTTTTTATTCCCGGCTAAGAGTTCAAGGTAGATACTCCTTTGGAAATCTGTTCTGGGAAGATGGTATACATGTAGTGAGGATACCATTGATAGTTCGAACCATCATCGATGAATTTTATGCTGAAACATGA
- the LOC102627783 gene encoding subtilisin-like protease SBT3.9 isoform X2 → MFTLFIWEREDGMSLSWFRIRTIRFFQIFLEDLPGVVHVVPNRILSLHTTRSWDFLQLKPNVENGILSKGHSGAGSIIGVMDTGIWPESESFKDENMGEIPPRWNGICQEGEGFNRSNCNRKIIGARWYVKGYEAEFGKLNSSDRVEFLSPRDAVGHGTHTSSTAAGGMVKDASFLGLAQGLARGGAPLAWLAIYKICWAPGGCSSADLLAAFDDATFDGVDVISLSLGSSLPLSTYVDDIISIGSFHAVAKGISVVCSAGNSGPYPQTVINTAPWVITVAASTIDRAFPTAITMGNNQTVVGQAFYNGKEDLNKFYPIVIGKDIATFDADEGSARSCESGTLNATLVRGKIVICFQSQFQRSAATAARTVLDSGGVGLIFAKFPTKDVHFSFGIPYIQVDFAIGTSLLTYMEANRNPIVKFSFTKTVIGQQISPEVAFFSSRGPSSLSPSVLKPDIAAPGVNILASWSPVSNLEQTDHVTPNYIPQFNFKVESGTSMSCPHISGIVALLKAIHPTWSPAAIKSAIVTTASLKDEYAQSIVAEGAPHKQADPFDYGGGHVDPNKAMDPGLVYDMEVSDYVRFLCAMGYNNSAISLMNRASTTCNDKSTKFLVNLNLPSITIPELKKSITVSRQVTNVSPMNSVYTARVQAPAGTTVRVEPSTLTFNSTRKKLKFKVTFYSRLRVQGRYSFGNLFWEDGIHVVRIPLIVRTIIDEFYAET, encoded by the exons AT GTTTACATTGTTTATATGGGAGAGAGAAGATGGGATGAGCCTCAGCTGGTTCAGGATTCGCACCATCAGATTCTTTCAGATATTCTTGGAAG ATCTCCCTGGTGTTGTCCATGTTGTACCAAATAGGATACTTAGTTTGCACACAACTAGGAGCTGGGATTTTCTACAACTAAAGCCTAATGTTGAGAATGGAATTCTTTCGAAAGGCCATTCAGGCGCTGGATCAATAATTGGTGTCATGGATACTG GCATATGGCCAGAGTCTGAAAGTTTCAAAGATGAGAATATGGGAGAAATTCCACCTCGATGGAATGGGATATGCCAGGAAGGAGAAGGATTTAATCGATCCAATTGTAATAG GAAAATTATAGGTGCACGTTGGTATGTTAAAGGATATGAAGCTGAATTTGGAAAGCTAAATTCAAGCGACAGAGTTGAATTCTTATCTCCCCGTGATGCTGTGGGCCATGGTACTCATACATCATCTACTGCAGCTGGTGGTATGGTAAAAGATGCAAGCTTTTTGGGACTAGCACAAGGATTGGCCAGAGGTGGTGCTCCATTGGCGTGGTTAGCTATCTATAAAATTTGTTGGGCTCCTGGTGGCTGCAGTTCAGCTGACCTTCTGGCTGCATTTGATGACGCAACCTTTGATGGTGTGGATGTGATTTCGCTATCTCTTGGTTCATCACTTCCACTTTCCAcatatgttgatgatataatATCAATTGGTTCCTTCCATGCCGTAGCAAAAGGAATTTCTGTAGTATGCTCTGCTGGGAATTCTGGTCCTTATCCTCAAACGGTCATAAATACTGCCCCGTGGGTTATAACTGTTGCAGCAAGCACCATTGATAGAGCTTTCCCTACTGCTATTACAATGGGAAACAATCAAACTGTTGTG GGTCAGGCTTTTTATAATGGAAAAGAGGATCTGAACAAGTTTTATCCTATTGTGATTGGGAAAGATATTGCCACATTTGATGCAGATGAAGGTAGCGCGAG AAGCTGTGAATCAGGGACCCTGAATGCGACCTTAGTGAGAGgaaaaattgttatttgtttCCAGTCACAGTTTCAGAGGTCAGCTGCAACTGCCGCGCGAACTGTACTGGATTCTGGGGGTGTTGGTCTCATATTTGCTAAGTTTCCCACAAAggatgttcatttttccttcGGTATTCCATATATCCAAGTGGACTTTGCAATTGGAACATCTCTTCTCACCTACATGGAAGCAAACAG AAATCCTATAGTCAAGTTTAGCTTCACAAAGACAGTAATTGGGCAACAAATATCACCTGAAGTGGCCTTCTTTTCTTCTCGAGGACCCagttctctctctccctcagTATTGAAG CCAGACATTGCAGCTCCGGGGGTTAATATCTTGGCATCTTGGTCACCCGTTTCAAATCTTGAACAAACTGATCATGTGACTCCAAATTATATACCGCAATTTAACTTTAAAGTTGAATCCGGAACCTCCATGTCATGCCCCCATATATCTGGTATTGTGGCCCTTTTGAAAGCTATTCATCCAACGTGGAGTCCAGCTGCAATCAAGTCTGCAATTGTGACAACAG CTTCTCTAAAAGATGAATATGCTCAAAGCATAGTCGCTGAGGGAGCTCCTCACAAGCAGGCTGATCCATTTGACTACGGTGGAGGCCATGTCGATCCCAATAAAGCCATGGATCCTGGCCTAGTATATGACATGGAAGTATCAGACTATGTTCGATTCCTTTGTGCCATGGGGTATAATAATTCTGCCATCAGCTTAATGAATAGAGCTTCCACCACATGCAATGATAAATCAACCAAGTTCCTTGTAAATCTAAATCTGCCTTCAATCACCATCCCTGAGCTCAAGAAGAGTATAACTGTATCAAGACAAGTTACAAATGTCAGTCCCATGAACTCTGTCTATACTGCTCGTGTTCAAGCTCCTGCAGGAACTACTGTTAGAGTAGAGCCATCAACATTGACATTTAATTCTACAAGAAAGAAGCTGAAGTTTAAGGTAACTTTTTATTCCCGGCTAAGAGTTCAAGGTAGATACTCCTTTGGAAATCTGTTCTGGGAAGATGGTATACATGTAGTGAGGATACCATTGATAGTTCGAACCATCATCGATGAATTTTATGCTGAAACATGA
- the LOC102627783 gene encoding subtilisin-like protease SBT3.9 isoform X3, with amino-acid sequence MDTGIWPESESFKDENMGEIPPRWNGICQEGEGFNRSNCNRKIIGARWYVKGYEAEFGKLNSSDRVEFLSPRDAVGHGTHTSSTAAGGMVKDASFLGLAQGLARGGAPLAWLAIYKICWAPGGCSSADLLAAFDDATFDGVDVISLSLGSSLPLSTYVDDIISIGSFHAVAKGISVVCSAGNSGPYPQTVINTAPWVITVAASTIDRAFPTAITMGNNQTVVGQAFYNGKEDLNKFYPIVIGKDIATFDADEGSARSCESGTLNATLVRGKIVICFQSQFQRSAATAARTVLDSGGVGLIFAKFPTKDVHFSFGIPYIQVDFAIGTSLLTYMEANRNPIVKFSFTKTVIGQQISPEVAFFSSRGPSSLSPSVLKPDIAAPGVNILASWSPVSNLEQTDHVTPNYIPQFNFKVESGTSMSCPHISGIVALLKAIHPTWSPAAIKSAIVTTASLKDEYAQSIVAEGAPHKQADPFDYGGGHVDPNKAMDPGLVYDMEVSDYVRFLCAMGYNNSAISLMNRASTTCNDKSTKFLVNLNLPSITIPELKKSITVSRQVTNVSPMNSVYTARVQAPAGTTVRVEPSTLTFNSTRKKLKFKVTFYSRLRVQGRYSFGNLFWEDGIHVVRIPLIVRTIIDEFYAET; translated from the exons ATGGATACTG GCATATGGCCAGAGTCTGAAAGTTTCAAAGATGAGAATATGGGAGAAATTCCACCTCGATGGAATGGGATATGCCAGGAAGGAGAAGGATTTAATCGATCCAATTGTAATAG GAAAATTATAGGTGCACGTTGGTATGTTAAAGGATATGAAGCTGAATTTGGAAAGCTAAATTCAAGCGACAGAGTTGAATTCTTATCTCCCCGTGATGCTGTGGGCCATGGTACTCATACATCATCTACTGCAGCTGGTGGTATGGTAAAAGATGCAAGCTTTTTGGGACTAGCACAAGGATTGGCCAGAGGTGGTGCTCCATTGGCGTGGTTAGCTATCTATAAAATTTGTTGGGCTCCTGGTGGCTGCAGTTCAGCTGACCTTCTGGCTGCATTTGATGACGCAACCTTTGATGGTGTGGATGTGATTTCGCTATCTCTTGGTTCATCACTTCCACTTTCCAcatatgttgatgatataatATCAATTGGTTCCTTCCATGCCGTAGCAAAAGGAATTTCTGTAGTATGCTCTGCTGGGAATTCTGGTCCTTATCCTCAAACGGTCATAAATACTGCCCCGTGGGTTATAACTGTTGCAGCAAGCACCATTGATAGAGCTTTCCCTACTGCTATTACAATGGGAAACAATCAAACTGTTGTG GGTCAGGCTTTTTATAATGGAAAAGAGGATCTGAACAAGTTTTATCCTATTGTGATTGGGAAAGATATTGCCACATTTGATGCAGATGAAGGTAGCGCGAG AAGCTGTGAATCAGGGACCCTGAATGCGACCTTAGTGAGAGgaaaaattgttatttgtttCCAGTCACAGTTTCAGAGGTCAGCTGCAACTGCCGCGCGAACTGTACTGGATTCTGGGGGTGTTGGTCTCATATTTGCTAAGTTTCCCACAAAggatgttcatttttccttcGGTATTCCATATATCCAAGTGGACTTTGCAATTGGAACATCTCTTCTCACCTACATGGAAGCAAACAG AAATCCTATAGTCAAGTTTAGCTTCACAAAGACAGTAATTGGGCAACAAATATCACCTGAAGTGGCCTTCTTTTCTTCTCGAGGACCCagttctctctctccctcagTATTGAAG CCAGACATTGCAGCTCCGGGGGTTAATATCTTGGCATCTTGGTCACCCGTTTCAAATCTTGAACAAACTGATCATGTGACTCCAAATTATATACCGCAATTTAACTTTAAAGTTGAATCCGGAACCTCCATGTCATGCCCCCATATATCTGGTATTGTGGCCCTTTTGAAAGCTATTCATCCAACGTGGAGTCCAGCTGCAATCAAGTCTGCAATTGTGACAACAG CTTCTCTAAAAGATGAATATGCTCAAAGCATAGTCGCTGAGGGAGCTCCTCACAAGCAGGCTGATCCATTTGACTACGGTGGAGGCCATGTCGATCCCAATAAAGCCATGGATCCTGGCCTAGTATATGACATGGAAGTATCAGACTATGTTCGATTCCTTTGTGCCATGGGGTATAATAATTCTGCCATCAGCTTAATGAATAGAGCTTCCACCACATGCAATGATAAATCAACCAAGTTCCTTGTAAATCTAAATCTGCCTTCAATCACCATCCCTGAGCTCAAGAAGAGTATAACTGTATCAAGACAAGTTACAAATGTCAGTCCCATGAACTCTGTCTATACTGCTCGTGTTCAAGCTCCTGCAGGAACTACTGTTAGAGTAGAGCCATCAACATTGACATTTAATTCTACAAGAAAGAAGCTGAAGTTTAAGGTAACTTTTTATTCCCGGCTAAGAGTTCAAGGTAGATACTCCTTTGGAAATCTGTTCTGGGAAGATGGTATACATGTAGTGAGGATACCATTGATAGTTCGAACCATCATCGATGAATTTTATGCTGAAACATGA